The genomic interval TTTTAGTTTTTAACTTAAAAACCTGCCTCATTTCTATAATAAGGCAGGTTTTATTTATTTAATCTTCATTAGCTGGTTTACCAATAGTAGCTAAAATTCCACCATCAACATAAACCACTTGTCCGTTAACAAAATCACTTGCTTTAGAACTTAAAAAAATAGCTGCGCCTTGTAAATCATCTGGATCACCCCATTTGCCTGCGGGAGTTCTACTTACAATAAAATCATTAAAAGGATTACCTTCAATTCTAATTGGCTCTGTTTGACTTGTTGCAAAATATCCTGGACCAATACCATTAGTTTGAATATTATATTTAGCCCATTCTGTAGCCATATTTTTGGTTAACATTTTTAGGCCACCTTTTGCTGCTGCATAAGCACCAACAGAGTTTCTACCTAATTCACTCATCATAGAGCAAATGTTAATGATTTTACCGCTTTTTCTTTCTATCATTCCTTTAACAACATGTTTAGAAACAATAAAAGGAGCCACTAAATCAACATCAATTACAGCTTTAAAATCAACCACTTCCATTTCTACTAAAGGAGTTCTTTTAATAATACCTGCGTTATTTACTAAAATATCAATATTACCAATTTCTGCTTCAATTTTGGCTACACTTTCTTTTACTGCATTTTCATCAGTAACATTAAAAAGAGAACCATAAGCGTCTATACCTTCGGCTTTATATTCTGCTAATGCTTTGTCTAATTTTTCTTGAGAAGAATTTCCGTTCACTATAATTTTAGCTCCGGCATTTCCAATTCCTTTAGCCATTGCCATTCCAAGACCATGAGTTGCACCTGTTATTAATGCTACTTTTCCTGATAAATCAAATAAGTTAATTGACATAATCTTTTATTTTAATTCGTTTATTTTACAATGATCCATATCACCATAATCTAAATTTTCACCAGCCATTCCCCAAATAAAAGAATAACTACTTGTGCCAGATCCAGAGTGAATTGACCATGGTGGAGAAATTACAGCTTCATTATTTCCCATCCAAATATGTCTAGTTTCTGTTGGTTCTCCCATAAAATGACAAACAGCTTGGTCTGCTGGAACTTCAAAATAAAAGTAAACTTCCATTCTTCTATCATGCACATGTGCAGGCATAGTGTTCCAAGAACTTCCAGGTTTAATAGTTGTCATCCCCATTTGTAGTTGGCAAACATCTACCACACTATTTACAATATATTTTCTTAAAGTTCTTGCATTTGCAGTTTCTGGCGCTCCTAACTCTATAACTTCTACATCATCTTTACCAATTTTTTTATTTGGAAAAGCTTTGTGAGCAGGAGTGGAGTTTAAGTAAAATAAAGCTGGGTTTTCTGATGATGCACTAGAAAACATAACATCTTTGTTTCCTTTACCTACATATAATGCTTCTTTATGTTCTAAAATATAAGAAGTTCCATCAACAATTACTGTTCCTTTTTCTCCAACATTTATAATTCCCAATTCTCTTCTATCTAAAAAGTTTTCAGATTTTAAAGGATTTATAGTTTTTAGTTTTAAAGATTCGTTTGTTGGTACTGCACTACCTGTTATAAATCTATCATAATGAGAATATACTAGGTTTATAACATTTGGAATCATTAAATTGTTTACTAAAAACTCTTCTCTAAGCCTTGTTGTGTTGTAGTTTTTTACATCTTTTGGAGATGCTGCGTATCTTGTTGTGAAATTTGTTATCATTCTTAAATTTAAAGATTAATTGTAAGTTCTCTTACAAAAGTAATAAAAAATATAAAAATACAATCGATTGTATTTTTATATTTTTATATTTACCTTTTATTTATGATAATAATATGTTTAGTTTTACCCTAATATAGGTGCCAATAAAAAATGGATTTTTTTTTAAAATGGAAAACACTGAAGTAACCATACATGACATTGCTGCAATTTTAGGAATAGATAGTTCTACGGTGTCTAGAGCATTAAACAACAGTCCTAGAGTTGCTGAAAAAACAAAAAATAAAATTTTAGAAAAAGCTAATGAATTAGGTTACCAGAGAAACCATTTGGCTTCTAATTTAAGAAAAAATAAAACTTATACATTGGGGGTAATTGTACCAAGAATTTCTAGAGATTTTTTTTCTTCTACAATTTCAGGAATAGAAGAAACAGCTTTTAAGGCTGGGTACAATGTTATTATTTGTCAATCTTTAGAAAGTTTAGAAAGAGAAGAAAATATTATAAAAACGTTATTATCAAATAGAGTAGATGGAGTTTTAATTTCTATTTCTATGGAAACTACAAACTATAAACATTTAGAAGGATTAAAAAAAAGAAACATACCGTATGTTTTTTTTGATAGACATTGTAATATAGAAGGAAATAGTAATGTTCTTATTGATGATTTTGATGCAGCATTTGTTGCTACAGAGCATTTAATTACGAAAAAAAGTGAAGTTATAGCACATTTTTCTGGACCTCAGAATTTAGAAATTTATAAAAATAGATTTAAAGGCTACAAGGCAGCATTAAAAAAATATAATATTCCATTTAGTAAGGAATTAGTAATTTCTTCAAGTTTAATGGAAAGTGATGGAGAAGAAAATGTAAAAAAGCTATTAACATTACCTTATAAGTTAGATGGTTTGTTTTGTGCAAATGATGTTGTAGCTATTGGAGCAATAAAATATTTAAAAAATATAAAAGTAGAAATACCTAAAGACATAGCTATTGTTGGTTTTAGTAACGAATCTATTTCTTCTGTAATAGATCCATCATTAACAACAATTAACCAACCAGGATTAGAAATAGGTATAACTGCTACAAACTTGTTAATTTCTCAAATTGATGATAAATCAAAAATAATTACCAATGAAACTATAATTGTAAAAACAAATTTAATTGAACGCAATTCTTCTTTAAGAGTTTTTGAGTAAAATGTACTTATCAAAACTCTTCTTTTTAAAGACCTATATGAAATTTATAAAAATAATATTCTCTTTCCTTTTAATCTTAGTAACATATTCTACTATTTCTCAAGATTTCTCTGGTACTAATCAATCATTAAAATTTAAACAATTTTCTTTAGTAGATGGTTTATCTCAAAGTTCTGTATTGTGTATTATGCAAGACTCTAAAGGATATATGTGGTTTGGTACAAGAGATGGTTTAAATAAATATGATGGCCATACATTTAAAACATACAGACACAATTATAAAGATAAAAATAGTATAAGCAATAGTTTTATAAAAACCTTAGTTGAAGATAAAAACGGAGATATTTGGATTGGGACAAACAACGGTTTAAATAAATTTACACCTAATAATGATAGTTTTGAACGTTATAAACATTCAGAAACTAAAAAAAGTAGCTTTGATAATGAAATTTGGAGTTTAACATCTGCAGGAGACAATAATTTATGGGTTGGTACAAACTCTGGTTTAGAAAAGTTTAATATTATAACTAAAGAAAGAACAGACATTGCAAAGGATTCTGTCCATTTATTAAAAAATCAAATTAGATCTTTATTTAGATCTTCTGATAATAATTTATGGATTTGTAATAGAAAAAATATTATTGTTTATAATGATAGTATAGTTAAAGAGATTTCTTATCCTCAGACTCAAGTTAGAAAAACAACAAGAAACTACGCGCCAATTGTTTATGAGGATAAAAACAATACTATTTGGTTGGGGTATAGAGATGGTTTAGCGGTCTTTAATCCTCAAAAAAACGAGTTTCAACATTTTAAAATAAAAACAAATAAAATAAGTTCTATTAATGAAGAGGTTAGGTCTGTTTATGAAGATTTTTATGGAAACATTTGGGTAGGTACTTACAATGGTTTATATATAATTAATAAAGAAAAAAATGTAATCAATCATTACCTGCATGACGAAAAAAATAAAAATAGTTTAAGCCAAAATTCTATTTTTAATATTACAGGAGATACAAAAGGAAATGTTTGGATTGGTACCTATGCTGGTGGAGTAAATTATTACGACAGAAGTTTTGACCTTTTTAAAAACTATTACATAGGGGCAAGTAATTATAAATTAAATTATAAAGTTATAAGCTCTATTGTAGAGGATGCTTCTAAAAATTTATGGATTGGTACCGAAGGTGGAGGTATTAACTTTTTAAATATAAAAACGGGGAAATTTACATATTATACGCACAATGAAGACAACCCAAAATCTATAAGCACTAATAATGTAAAAGCACTTCTAAGAACAAGTGAAGGTAACTTTTGGATTGGTACACACGATGGTGGTCTTAATTTTTTAAACCCAACAAAAACACCTTTCAATTTTAAAAAATTTAATAATGATTCTAACGATAGTTTAAGTATTAGTAATGATAGAATTATTTCATTATTTGAAGATGTAAATAAACATATTTGGGTAGGAACTTCTGGTGGAGGATTAAATGTGTTTCATAAAAAAAAGAAAACCTTTCTAAGAGTTAAAAATACAGAACAATCTATTGGGGAAATAATTTATAATATTTCAAAAACAGAAGATAAAAATGTTTTATTAATTTCGGGCAACAAAGGTTTAGCAAAGATAAACATAAACACTAAAGAGATAGTACCTATAAAATATAAACAAGAAAGAGAAGAAGATACTTCTATTATTACCCTTTGTGCTTTTGAAGATAAACAGCGTAATTTATGGATAGGTACAGAAGGTTATGGACTCTATTTTTACAATTATACTACAAAAGAAACAATAAATTATGGTTTGGAAGAAGGATTACCAAACCAAGTTATTTATACTGTTTTACCCGACGATTATAATAATTTATGGTTTAGTACAAATAAAGGGTTAAGTAGATTAAACTTAGAAAGTAATCAGTTTAAAAACTTTGATATTTCTGATGGTATATCTAGTAATGAGTTTAATTATAACTCTAAAATTAAATTGCAAAACAAAGAATTGATGTTTGGTAGTACAAACGGAATTGTATTTTTTAATCCAAATAAAATTTTAGAAAATTCTTTTATTCCTCCAGTTTATGTTACCTCTGTTTCTGTAAATAATAAGCCATATTTATCAGGTTCTTCAATAAATGAAAAAATAACTCTTAACCACAATCAAAATGTCTTTAATTTTAACTTTATAGCTTTGAGTTATTCAAAATCAG from Polaribacter sejongensis carries:
- a CDS encoding gluconate 5-dehydrogenase, which encodes MSINLFDLSGKVALITGATHGLGMAMAKGIGNAGAKIIVNGNSSQEKLDKALAEYKAEGIDAYGSLFNVTDENAVKESVAKIEAEIGNIDILVNNAGIIKRTPLVEMEVVDFKAVIDVDLVAPFIVSKHVVKGMIERKSGKIINICSMMSELGRNSVGAYAAAKGGLKMLTKNMATEWAKYNIQTNGIGPGYFATSQTEPIRIEGNPFNDFIVSRTPAGKWGDPDDLQGAAIFLSSKASDFVNGQVVYVDGGILATIGKPANED
- the kduI gene encoding 5-dehydro-4-deoxy-D-glucuronate isomerase: MITNFTTRYAASPKDVKNYNTTRLREEFLVNNLMIPNVINLVYSHYDRFITGSAVPTNESLKLKTINPLKSENFLDRRELGIINVGEKGTVIVDGTSYILEHKEALYVGKGNKDVMFSSASSENPALFYLNSTPAHKAFPNKKIGKDDVEVIELGAPETANARTLRKYIVNSVVDVCQLQMGMTTIKPGSSWNTMPAHVHDRRMEVYFYFEVPADQAVCHFMGEPTETRHIWMGNNEAVISPPWSIHSGSGTSSYSFIWGMAGENLDYGDMDHCKINELK
- a CDS encoding LacI family DNA-binding transcriptional regulator; this encodes MENTEVTIHDIAAILGIDSSTVSRALNNSPRVAEKTKNKILEKANELGYQRNHLASNLRKNKTYTLGVIVPRISRDFFSSTISGIEETAFKAGYNVIICQSLESLEREENIIKTLLSNRVDGVLISISMETTNYKHLEGLKKRNIPYVFFDRHCNIEGNSNVLIDDFDAAFVATEHLITKKSEVIAHFSGPQNLEIYKNRFKGYKAALKKYNIPFSKELVISSSLMESDGEENVKKLLTLPYKLDGLFCANDVVAIGAIKYLKNIKVEIPKDIAIVGFSNESISSVIDPSLTTINQPGLEIGITATNLLISQIDDKSKIITNETIIVKTNLIERNSSLRVFE
- a CDS encoding two-component regulator propeller domain-containing protein; amino-acid sequence: MKFIKIIFSFLLILVTYSTISQDFSGTNQSLKFKQFSLVDGLSQSSVLCIMQDSKGYMWFGTRDGLNKYDGHTFKTYRHNYKDKNSISNSFIKTLVEDKNGDIWIGTNNGLNKFTPNNDSFERYKHSETKKSSFDNEIWSLTSAGDNNLWVGTNSGLEKFNIITKERTDIAKDSVHLLKNQIRSLFRSSDNNLWICNRKNIIVYNDSIVKEISYPQTQVRKTTRNYAPIVYEDKNNTIWLGYRDGLAVFNPQKNEFQHFKIKTNKISSINEEVRSVYEDFYGNIWVGTYNGLYIINKEKNVINHYLHDEKNKNSLSQNSIFNITGDTKGNVWIGTYAGGVNYYDRSFDLFKNYYIGASNYKLNYKVISSIVEDASKNLWIGTEGGGINFLNIKTGKFTYYTHNEDNPKSISTNNVKALLRTSEGNFWIGTHDGGLNFLNPTKTPFNFKKFNNDSNDSLSISNDRIISLFEDVNKHIWVGTSGGGLNVFHKKKKTFLRVKNTEQSIGEIIYNISKTEDKNVLLISGNKGLAKININTKEIVPIKYKQEREEDTSIITLCAFEDKQRNLWIGTEGYGLYFYNYTTKETINYGLEEGLPNQVIYTVLPDDYNNLWFSTNKGLSRLNLESNQFKNFDISDGISSNEFNYNSKIKLQNKELMFGSTNGIVFFNPNKILENSFIPPVYVTSVSVNNKPYLSGSSINEKITLNHNQNVFNFNFIALSYSKSEKNEYAYRLDGFDKNWNYIGHNKSATYTNLDAGNYTFRVKASNNDGLWNEKGHSIYITILPPFWKTWWAYLIYSILIIGSLFLIRKYSLLRIYEKNELKQERLEKQKIEEINRLKLTLFTNISHDFRTPLTLIIGPLERMLKNNEGSISIQNQHKTMYRNASVLLQLINQLLDFRKSETGKLKLRASENNIVSFIENIKKSFDEMADYREIDFTFKSKDKHIDIWFDDVNLKKVIFNLLSNAFKFTPNNGKIRIKLSTYTKPKNLKQFIQIEIKDDGKGIPKKNVKFIFDRFYQIKRDENSRSGTGIGLALVKSIIKLHKGSITVKSKEKEGATFVIQLPFGNSHLQKEQIVDISEEVNEAVFLEDNPINYLEEKPKNNNIEDIDDNIPTLLLVEDNTEVRNFIKQIFENNHNILEAENGEVALEIAKNNSINLIISDVMMPIMDGIELCEKIKTDVVTSHIPVLLLTAKTSKESQKEGYKTGADAYLTKPFDASILEQKVMNLLQTRLNFIKKFKKDIILKPKELEITSADEIFLKKCITIVEENINNSEFTIVDLINEIGMSRSAFYRKLKALTGQSIIEFIKTIKLKRAAQLISQTKRTISEIAFELGFNDLKHFRKSFKKQFNELPSQYRVKNHEDIQLNS